A region from the Variovorax sp. RKNM96 genome encodes:
- the cobT gene encoding nicotinate-nucleotide--dimethylbenzimidazole phosphoribosyltransferase, translated as MNDTIPSISDTTDAALAARLQSAIDNKTKPLGALGRLETLAVRIGTILGSEAPVLEAPQMLVCAGDHGLAARGVSAFPSDVTWQMVENFLAGGAAVSVLARQHGLALTVVDCGVRRDFQPRPGLVSRRIAAGTADASAGPAMTAEQCAKAIANGREVVRALPGNALLLGEMGIGNSSSAALLLARLAGLDIGACTGAGTGLDAAGLARKRDVLSEVLALHSAATEPLDVLAAFGGFEVATLVGAVLQAAEERRVIVVDGFIASAAVLVAQALQPHVAQRCVAAHSSAEPGHALLLKHLGLEPLLNLDLRLGEGSGGALAWPLLESACRILREMASFEAAGVSRKET; from the coding sequence ATGAACGACACCATTCCCTCCATTTCCGACACCACCGACGCAGCACTCGCGGCTCGCCTGCAGAGCGCGATCGACAACAAGACCAAGCCGCTCGGCGCGCTCGGCCGGCTCGAAACCCTGGCCGTGCGGATCGGCACGATCCTCGGCAGCGAAGCGCCGGTGCTCGAAGCACCGCAGATGCTGGTCTGTGCGGGCGACCATGGGCTGGCGGCGCGTGGCGTCTCGGCATTTCCGAGCGATGTGACCTGGCAGATGGTCGAGAACTTCCTTGCGGGTGGCGCGGCGGTCAGCGTGCTGGCGCGGCAGCATGGGCTGGCGTTGACGGTGGTCGATTGCGGCGTGCGGCGCGACTTTCAGCCTCGCCCGGGGCTGGTGTCGCGGCGGATCGCTGCCGGTACGGCGGATGCGTCGGCCGGCCCTGCGATGACCGCCGAGCAATGCGCAAAAGCCATCGCCAACGGCCGCGAGGTGGTGCGCGCGCTGCCGGGCAATGCCTTGCTGCTGGGCGAGATGGGCATCGGCAACAGCTCGTCGGCGGCGCTGCTGTTGGCACGGCTCGCGGGGCTGGACATCGGAGCCTGCACCGGCGCGGGCACCGGTCTCGACGCGGCGGGGCTCGCACGCAAGCGGGACGTGCTGAGCGAAGTGCTCGCATTGCATTCCGCCGCGACTGAACCGCTCGATGTGCTCGCCGCATTCGGCGGTTTCGAGGTCGCCACGCTGGTCGGCGCGGTGCTGCAGGCGGCCGAGGAACGCCGCGTGATCGTGGTCGACGGCTTCATCGCCAGCGCCGCGGTGCTCGTCGCACAGGCGCTGCAGCCGCATGTGGCGCAGCGCTGCGTCGCTGCGCACAGCTCGGCCGAACCGGGCCATGCGCTGCTGCTGAAGCACCTCGGCCTGGAGCCCTTGCTGAACCTGGACCTTCGCCTGGGCGAAGGCTCGGGCGGCGCGCTGGCCTGGCCGCTGCTTGAATCGGCCTGCCGCATCCTGCGCGAGATGGCCAGCTTCGAGGCGGCGGGCGTCTCGCGCAAGGAAACCTGA
- a CDS encoding cobyric acid synthase → MSSTAKNGPARCVMVLGTTSGAGKSWLATALCRWYARQGLKVAPFKAQNMSNNARVVDGGEIGSAQYFQALAANAVPDVRMNPLLLKPERDTHSQVVLMGQVSETLSALPWRGRSERVWPQIAGALDELRAENDVVVIEGAGSPAEINLMASDIVNLRVARHAEARCLLATDIDRGGAFAHLYGTWALMPEADRALLHGFVLNKFRGDASLLSPAPEKLQALTGVPTVATLPMWWQHGLPEEDGVFDDRSRASGTVTRTVAVIAYPRISNLDEFQSLKNVPGVRLLWARTPADVAGADWIVLPGSKHTSGDLAWLRAQGLDSAVAAHAARGGVVLGICGGLQMLGEALVDPHGIDGNAPGLGLLPLVTVFEREKTVRHRVATFGTLAGDWAALSDVPMAGYEIHHGQTAAHPQLAHDGHAVMPEGLAWQNARGNVLGLYLHGLFEDAAVLHALFGAAAPTLDSTFDGLADFIDTHFDAGVLAGLIA, encoded by the coding sequence ATGAGTTCAACGGCGAAAAATGGGCCGGCGCGGTGCGTCATGGTCCTGGGCACCACCAGCGGCGCCGGCAAGAGCTGGCTGGCCACGGCGCTGTGCCGCTGGTATGCGCGGCAGGGGCTGAAAGTGGCGCCCTTCAAGGCCCAGAACATGAGCAACAACGCCCGCGTGGTCGATGGCGGCGAGATCGGCAGTGCCCAGTACTTCCAGGCCCTGGCCGCGAATGCGGTGCCCGACGTGCGCATGAACCCGCTGCTGCTCAAGCCCGAGCGCGACACCCACAGCCAGGTCGTCCTGATGGGGCAGGTGAGCGAAACACTTTCAGCCTTGCCTTGGCGCGGCCGCAGCGAACGCGTCTGGCCGCAGATCGCCGGGGCGCTCGACGAGCTGCGTGCGGAAAACGACGTGGTCGTGATCGAAGGCGCGGGATCGCCGGCCGAGATCAACCTGATGGCGAGCGACATCGTCAACCTGCGCGTGGCCCGGCATGCCGAGGCCCGCTGCCTGCTGGCGACGGACATCGACCGGGGCGGCGCCTTCGCCCACCTCTACGGCACCTGGGCGCTGATGCCCGAGGCCGACCGCGCGCTGCTGCACGGCTTCGTGCTCAACAAATTCCGCGGCGACGCCTCGCTGCTGTCGCCCGCGCCCGAGAAGCTGCAGGCGCTGACCGGCGTGCCCACGGTCGCCACATTGCCGATGTGGTGGCAGCACGGATTGCCCGAGGAAGACGGCGTGTTCGACGACCGCAGCCGCGCGAGCGGCACGGTCACGCGGACGGTGGCGGTCATCGCGTATCCGCGCATCAGCAACCTCGACGAGTTCCAGTCGCTCAAGAACGTGCCTGGTGTGCGGCTGCTCTGGGCGCGCACGCCTGCCGACGTGGCCGGCGCCGACTGGATCGTGCTCCCCGGTTCCAAGCACACGAGCGGCGACCTGGCCTGGCTGCGCGCGCAGGGGCTGGACAGCGCCGTGGCCGCGCATGCGGCACGCGGCGGCGTGGTGCTGGGCATCTGCGGCGGGCTGCAGATGCTGGGCGAGGCGCTGGTCGATCCGCATGGCATCGACGGCAACGCACCGGGCCTCGGCCTGCTACCGCTGGTGACGGTGTTCGAGCGCGAGAAGACCGTGCGCCACCGCGTGGCCACCTTCGGCACGCTGGCCGGCGACTGGGCCGCACTGTCGGATGTGCCGATGGCCGGCTACGAGATCCACCACGGCCAGACCGCCGCACATCCCCAACTGGCACACGACGGCCACGCGGTGATGCCCGAAGGACTGGCCTGGCAGAACGCGCGCGGCAACGTGCTCGGGCTCTACCTTCACGGGCTGTTCGAAGATGCCGCGGTGCTGCATGCGCTGTTCGGTGCTGCGGCGCCCACGCTCGACAGCACCTTCGACGGCCTGGCCGATTTCATCGACACCCATTTCGACGCCGGCGTGCTTGCCGGCCTCATTGCATGA